The window CTGCGCTGGGGCCTTCTTCTTGGCCGCCTGAACGACTACGATACCGTTCCTCCAACCAGGGACGGCGCCCTTGATGAGAAGAATGTTCGTCTCCCTCCGAACGTCGAGAATCTCCAGATTCTGCACCGTTACACGTCTGTTTCCGTGGTGGCCGGCCATCTTCATCCCTTTGAACGTATGACTCGGAAACGCCGCAGCACCTATGGAACCTCCATGACGGAAGTACTCATGCGTTCCATGACCGCCCGGAGCGCCATGAAACCCGTGTCGCTTCATGACCCCTGTAAACCCTCTGCCCTTGCTCGTCCCTATGACATCGACGATCTCTCCGGGCTTGAAGATATCGACCGTCACTTCCTGGCCGACCTCAAACCGATCCACGTCGTTTGTCCTGATCTCCTTGAGAATGTAATACCCCCCCCTGCCGGCCTTGGCAAAATGTCCCTGGAGGGGCTTGTTTACACGGGTC is drawn from Deltaproteobacteria bacterium and contains these coding sequences:
- the rplC gene encoding 50S ribosomal protein L3, which produces MKGIIGKKLGMTQIFLADGNVAPVTVVEAGPCPVIQKKTLEKDGYQALQLAFLPKKQTRVNKPLQGHFAKAGRGGYYILKEIRTNDVDRFEVGQEVTVDIFKPGEIVDVIGTSKGRGFTGVMKRHGFHGAPGGHGTHEYFRHGGSIGAAAFPSHTFKGMKMAGHHGNRRVTVQNLEILDVRRETNILLIKGAVPGWRNGIVVVQAAKKKAPAQKGPE